Part of the Paludisphaera borealis genome, TGAAGGAGACCGACGAGCCTCGGGACCGGTCCGGCGGCACGGGCCGGACGAGGAACGACGGGAGACCGGCGCAAGCCGAGGGTGGTCGCGGCTCAAACTTCGAGCCACGGAAAACCCTCGCTCGTCCGGCGCGACCGACCCAGGCTCACGCGCGCGAGAAACCGGGCGGTCCGCCCGGCGGCTCGCGATGAGGAACGCCAATATAGCCGCCGCCTGGAGTCCGTCCAAGAGCCGACCGGCGCTCAACCGGCGCTTCCAAACAGGGCGGCCCCGAACACCTCGCTCGTGCCCCTTGATCCGACGCGTCGACCGCCGTAGCCTGTCTGAACCACGGGGCTCGGCTTCAAACATCCGCCATGGATGCAAGAACTCGTCAGGAGGACGGAATGACGACGTACGCCGCCAGACTCATCAGCGTTTCCATCGATTGCAACTGGCGCGAGGTCTACGACTTCACCGCGGAGCCGACGAATTTCCCGCTCTGGGCGTCCGGCCTGGCGTCGGGGGTGGAGAACTCGGGCGACGACTGGACGGCCCAAGGGCCCGAGGGGCCGATCCGGATTCGCTTCTCGCCCCCCAACGAGTTCGGCGTCCTCGACCACGTCGTCACCGTGGCGCCGGGCGTCGAGATCCGGATTCCCTTGCGCGTCGTCGCAAACGGGACCGGCAGCGAAGTCACCCTGACCCTCTTCCAGACGCCGGGCATGAGCGACGAGGCGTTCGCGGCCGACGCCGAGTGGGTGCAGAGCGATCTCCACGCCCTCAAGGCGTTGATGGAATCCTGAGCCGCCCGTGCGTCGAGAGGTCTGCCGTTCGATCGAATCGGCCCTTGGCGGCGCTCCGGACGCCTCCGGCGAGCGATTCAGTCCGCTTGAACCGGCCACGATTCCAAAGGAGCGGCGGTTGATGCATCGCCCGGCTCGACACCTTCACGCAGTGAGCAAAACATTCAGGCTCCCGATGGGTTTCAAGGTGACGGGAAATTCACTCAGGGCCGGCCTGTTGTAGCTGGCCTCTGTGAGGCCGGCTGGCCTGAAGTAATCCCTCGGCGCACGTCCCGGGGCCACAGACCCCGGCTACAATAAGAGGCCGGTCCCTCGGCCCGCGAAGGATTCACGGCCATCACCCTGGAATCCTTTATGAGCCAATATCAAAGGAGCAAACTACGTGAAAGATTACTCACATCTTCTGGCAAAACTGTCGCCCGCCGGGGGACCCGCCCCCGCCGGGGAACTAAGGCATCTCGTGGACCAGTGCGGGCGGGATCCGAACTCGGTGGCCTGGTTCGCGTCCGCTCTCCCTGGCAGCGGGTATTGGCGAGCGGGCAACTCCGTATGCGTGATTTTCCACCATCCGGATCAATCTCCGAGAGTCGAGGCCGTGGTCGCCCGCGTCCTTTCCAAGGAGCTGGTGAATGCGCCGCCGGAAGACGCGGAAGTCCAAGAATTCTACGGAGAATGGCGTGACCAACTCAGATTTTGGTGGCCCTTGGGCGGAAAGCGACCCAACGCGGCGGGCTGCGATATCGTGTTGACTGAATTCGACTCGCTGGACGCGATTCCAGGACGCCAATGGAGAACAGGGAACACCGCCTCTAAATCGTTCACGGCGAGATGCAGTCTCGCGGGCTGGGCGTTCGACGAAACCTTCAACACACTGGATTGGATTCAGAGCCTGCCTGGAATTCGCCCTTAAAGCTGGCAGGCGGAACAGGAAGGCCGGACATCGATCGGCCGCGCCCCCGGGTCTCCTCTTGCGGCTCGTCCGGCTGCCAAGCTAGGCTCAACGAGGCGGGCCCGGGGGCGACGCCGGCGCGTCGATCGGCGGGCCGAGGGGAATCGCCCGGGGCGTCGTCGCCGGAAGGTCGTTGCGATGAAACGATGCAAGATGCGAGTCGGGATGGTGGGAGGAGGCGGGCCGGCGAGTTTCTTCGGGGCGCCGCACCGGCGGGCGATCTTGATGGACAACTCGGCCGAGTTGACCGCCGGCGCGCTGCGGAGCAGGGCCGACGAGTCGCTGGCTTCGGCCGACGAGCTGTTCTTCACGCGCGGGTATCCCGATTGGAGCAGTCTGGTCGAGGCCGAATCCGCCCTGCCGGACGACCAGCGGATCGACTATCTGACGATCGTCACGCCCAACGACGCCCATTTCGGCCCCGCCGAGGCCGCCGCCCAGGCGGGAATCGCGGTCCTCTGCGAGAAGCCGCTGACCACGAACCTCGACGAGGCCCGCCGGCTTCACGCGACGGTCAAGGCCGCCGAGATCCCGTTCATCGTCGCCCATACCTACACCGGCTATCCGATGGTCATGCTGGCCCGCGAGCTGGTGCGCGACGGCCGGATCGGCGAGATCCGCAAGGTCGAGGCCTGGTATCCGCAGGGTTGGCTGGCGTCGCGGCGGGAAGAAGAGGGGAACAAGCAGGCGTCGTGGCGGACCGACCCCGCCCAGGCCGGGGCGTCGGGATGCGGCGGCGACATCGGCTCGCACGCCTATGAGTTCGTCCGGTTCGTCGCCGGCCTTCGCGCCGTGAAGCTGTCGGCCCGGATGAAGTCGATCGTCCCCGGCCGGGCGCTCGACGACGATTTCACGGTTCTGGCCGAGCTGAACAACGGCGCGATCGCCACGATCACGGCGTCGCAGATCACGATCGGCGCCCAGAACGACAACGGCTTCCGGATCATCGGCACGGCCGGCACGCTCTCCTGGCGGCACACCCACTTCGACCAGCTCGAATTCTTTGAGGCCGACCACACGGTCCAGATCTACCGAGCAGGGGCCGACTACCGGTACATGCCGGCTTCGATCAAGCCGTACCTCCGCCTCCCCCAGGGCCATCCCGAGGGCTTCCACGAGGCGCTCGCCAACCTGCACCGGACGCTCGAATGGACGATCCGCAGGCGGCGAGGCGAAGACGCGCCGACGCCCTACGATCACCCGGGGATCGGCGACGGCCTCGCCGTGATGGCGTTCCTTGACGCGGCCGTCGCCAGCGCCGCCGACCACGGCGCGTGGGTCGACGTGCTTCGAGCCGGTTCGACCACGGGGAGAAACGAGCCGTGAAAGACGTCCTGACGAGGTTCAGCGTGGCGATCGGCGGCGAGCTGCTCAAGCGGTTCGACGTCTATTGCGAAAAGCACCGCTACCCGAATCGCAGCGAGGCCGTCCGCGGCTTGATCCGCGCCGCGTTGATCGAAGAGGCCGTCGATGAGGAGACCAGCGACGCCATGGGCGTCGTCACCCTGATCTACGACCACCACGCCGGACGGGTCGCCGAGCGGCTCACCGACCTCCAACACGAGCAGATCAACGCGGTCGTGACCACCACCCACGTCCACCTCGACGCCCGCCGCTGCCTCGAAGTGATCCTCCTGCGCGGCCGCACCAAGATGGTCCGCAAGCTGGCCGACGACCTGATCGGCACCAAGGGCGTCGAAACCGGCCGGCTCGTCCTGGCGTCGGCGTCGTCAATCCTTCACGAGGGCGAAGCCGAGGCCGAAGGCCACTCGCACCCACATCCGCATCCGCACGGCGACCACGAACATGGCCACGGTCACAGTCACAGTCACAGTCACGACTGAGGCGACGTCAGGATTCGAACGCGGGGGCGTCGGGATTCTGGGTGAAGGATTCGAGGGCTTCGTCCTCGGTATCGTAGATTTCCGCCAGCTTATCGAGGCCGATGATGTCGGCGCCGATGCGGACGTCTTCGGTCATGCCGCAGAATTTGACCGAGCGAGCCTGTTCCTTGGCCTTGGCGACGAGCCTGAAGAACACCGCGAAGGCGGTGCTGCCGATGAAGTGCGTTCGGCTCAGGTTGACGAGCGTCTTCGCGGCCCACTCCTGGGCGACGACCAGCCCAAGCTCGTAGGAAAGCTCCTCGGCCTGGTTGGGGAAGCGCAGTTCCTTGGCCAGCACCTCGACGACCGCCACGTCGCCGACCATGCTCATCTTGATGAACTCGAATTCCGGGTTGGACATCGACCTGGTTCCCGTTCGGTTCGACCTGGACTTCATGACGACGACGATTTTGACCGTCGCCTACTCCGAAGTATAGCAAACGAAAGGCCGAAACGGGCCGGGGCGTCAAGAACGGCCGCGATCAGCGGATTCGAGAAGCCAGAGCAAAAACGGCAACGCCTTCTCGAACGGCGGATCGAACCGCGACAGCTCGAGCGCGGCGGCGGCGCGGCGGGCGGGTTCGAGGCACTCGGCGTACACCGTGCTCGGCAGCCGGCAGTAATCGGGAGAGTCGGCGTGGATCTCGATGTCGGGCGACTCGGCCGACGGGCGGCAGAGCCGGAACGTTTCGAGACCGTCTTTTCCGCGGGCGGTGATCGTCACGCTCAGCAGCCGGGGGTACAACGGACGCGGGTCGGCGAACGGCCTGGTGCGGACCTCGACCCCCAGCGGCCCCGCCGGACCCTCGAAATCCGCGCGGAGGCGGCTGCCGGAATCGGTCGCTTCGAGCGACGGCTCGCCCCGGGTCTTCCAGTCGAGCTGACCGGCCAGCCACGAGGCCAGCCAGAGCGCGAGGCGAGGAGGCGTGGAGGCGTCGGGCGAGAGAGCCTCGATCTGGACCGAGTCGATGCGACGGAGGGTTTCCAGGTGGTCGGCCGAGTCGAAGAACCGGGCGATCAGCTCGCGCCAGTGGGCCAGGCCGTACCAGACGGAGTCGCGACTGCACGAGCTGATCGCGGGGTCCAGGCCCAGCTTGATCGCCGCGGCCGACGCGCCGGGGTCGGGCAGGTCGAGGAGAATCCGCGAGCTCTCCTCGCCCAGATTGTGGAACAGCCGTTCGTGCAAGGTCGGGTCGGTCGTCCACCAGAGGATGAGCGGGAGGTCGGCTTCCAGCAGCGGGCGGACCGCCCCGGGGATCAGGTCGAGCGCCTGCGGGCCGGCTCGCAGGACGATCCGCTCGGAGCAGACTTGCGGCGAGCCCGGATCGGGGAGGTGGCAGACCGCGGAGACCTCGGCGGTGATCTTCCGCTCGGGCCCGTCCGACTCCCTCAGGACGATCGTCCGGCAGGGGAACTTGGCGACGACCGTCTCGAGCACCGGGCCCAGGCCGTCCGTCTCAGGGATGAGCCGTTCGACCACGAGGTTGGCCAGGACGATCCGGGTGACGTTCGGGTGCTCCAGCTCGGGCCCGCCGATCCGTTCGGCCGCCGGCCCCCAGAGCTGTTCGAGCGTCGTGTTGATCCGGGGCAGGTCCACGGGAATCCCTTGCCCCTCCAGGAACGCATCCGAACTCGACCCGGCCATGTCCGCCGCCCCCCGTTCGCGATTGGATTGAATACGGTGTTTCCCTTCGAAACTCGGAAACGAGGGCTGGCTCCGAGAGTACCCAGTCGCCGCCTGTCCCCGTTGCGTCACACCTCTAGCCGCCTGGCCTTTGGCCATTCAGTCTTTCGTGAGCGTCCATGAGAATGTACGCGCCACCACCTCTATATAGCTATCGTGACCACAAATCATAAAATGCTTAAAATCGTCAGCCTTGGGCGATAGAATCCGCAACCAATCCGAGAACTCGATCGAGTAAACCCCTGGGTCGGGACACAGCCCTGTCTGACGCCAGGTGTTCCAGAAACGCCTTTGAAATTCTTCGACACCGTCGCGGATGGAATAATCTACGTTAATCATGCTCCAGTCATATAGCGATTCTTGAATAATCTCAGAATCGCTGAAGCCCGGGAGGAGGCGACTAGCAAGGGAATCGTGAAATACGACTTCGATGTCATGGTACACCGACTCCTGCTGCTGTTCATGTGCATCTTTGTCGCTTGTCGCGTTCGCTTCATTAGAAAATTGGATGGGACCGAAGAAGCCGCTCAGCCGAATACGCGTGGGACCATCTGAAGCACTTTCAAAAGCGAACAGTTGGAGGCGCGGACATCCGCTGTCAACCTTCCACGGCACCGAGAGGGGAACTAGAGTTGGTTTTGTCACCGGAATCAACTGTCCCCTGTCTCCAGTCCAATGATTATACGCTCTAGAGTCTTCGCCATTTCGTCCCGTCGGCTTTCACCAGACGGTCGGAGGCTTCGGGGCCCCAGCTTCCAGCGACGTACGAGTCGGGCGGGGGGGCGTCGGGGAGTTCCCAGGCGTCGAGGATCGACGTGATGAACCGCCAGGCGTTCTCGACCTCGTCGGTGCGGGTGAACAGCGTGGGATCGCCGAGCATCACGTCGAGCAGCAGGCGCTCGTAAGCCTCCGGCGGCGGGACGGCGAACGCGGTTCCATAGCGGAAATCCATCCGGACCTCCTGGAGCCGGCGCCGCGAGCCGGGGATCTTGGCGGCGAAGGTCAGGCTGGCCCCTTCGTTGGGCTGGATGCGGAGGACGAGCTGGTTGCCGGCCGAGTCCTCCTCGGATTCGATGTCGAACAGCTCGGTCGGCGGCCGGCGGAACTGAATGGCGATCTCGGTCGCCCGCTTCGGCAGCCGCTTGCCGGTCCGGAGGAAGAACGGCACGCCAGCCCACCGCCAGGTGTTCAACTCCAGCCGCATCGCCACGTAGGGCGCGGTGTGCGAGTCGGGCGGCACACCCTTCTCTTGAAGGTAGCCGGGGACCTCCTCGCCCTCGATCGAGCCGGCGGCGTACTGCGCCCGCACGACGTTGCGGTAGACGTCTTCAGGCTTCCAGTGGGGGAGGGCCTGAAGCACCTTGACCTTCTCGCTCCGCACGGCGTCGGCCGAGAGGTCCACCGGCGGCTCCATCGCGACCAGCGACAGGAGCTGCATCATGTGGTTCTGAACCATGTCGCGAAGCGCGCCGGCGGTGTCGTAGTAGGCGCCCCGACCGCCGGACATGCCGACTTCCTCGGCGACGGTGATCTGCACCGACGCCACGTGCCGGCGGTTCCAGATCGGCTCGAAAATGCTGTTGCCGAACCGGAACGCCAGGATGTTCTGGACGGTCTCCTTGCCCAGATAATGGTCGATCCGGTAGACCTGACTCTCGTCGAGCACCCGCGACGTCGACCGGCTGAGCGCCCGGGCGCTTTCGAGGTCGTGACCGAACGGCTTCTCGATGACGACCCGGCTCCAGGGGGAGTCTTGCTGCCAGTCGTAGACCAGGTCCGCGTCGCCAAGCTGGCCGATGATCTGCTCGAAGAACTCGGGCGAGACCGCAAGGTAGAAGATCCGGTTCCCCTTGGTCCCATGCGTCCGGTCGAGTTCCTCAAGCTTCTCCTTGAGGTTCTTGAACGACTCAGGGTCGTCGAACGTGCCCGACGCGAACACCAGGCGCTCGGCGAACGCCGGCCAGACCTGGGCGAAATCGGGGCCGCCGTCCTTGGCCAGCGATTTCTCGTATTCCTTCCGCAGGTCGTCGTCGGTCCAGTCGCGACGGCCGAAGCAGACCACGGCGCATTCGGCGGGGAGGTTGCCGCCGCGATAGAGGTTGTAGAGCGCCGGGACGAGCTTGCGATGCGCCAGGTCGCCGGTCGCCCCGAACAGGACCAGGGCGCAAGGCTCGGGCGCCCGTGACCGCGGCAACGCCTGCCGCAACGGGTTGGACTCGGGCGCGATGGTCGGCTCCGCCATGTTTCCGGCTCTCCCGCGCAATTGCGGCATGACAAACATCGATGCTGTTCGGATTCTGGTATCCGAAGCGCGAGGGCTCGCCCCCGCGTCGCCGTCCGATTCTAGGAACCCGCCGCGCCCCCTTCAAGCCCGGCCGGGATTCTCGACCAGGGCGGCTGATCAGGCTGCGCCGTCAACGTCGGCGTCATACAGCACGTGGTCGGATCGAGAAGGCGCGGCTTTTTTCGACCAGCGAGCGATCAGCTCACGCATGAACTCAGAAAGCACCCAAACGACTGTGAGGCCGGTGGCAACGCCGAAGAGCGTGATGATGAAGGCTGCCAGAAACGTCGCACGTTGGAAAGCGGCCATGACGACGAAGAACGACACGGAGGTAAGCATCGTGACATCATCGGCCCGTCGGCTGACGAGGTGGAAGCCTCCCCAACTGAGCAGCGTCGCAAGTGCCGCTCCCATCGGACCGGCGGCGGCCGAGACGAGATCGTATCCCTTGCATAAGCCCCAGGCGGTCGAGCCGATAACCAGGATGATCAAGATCAAGACGACGCCGAACCAGATCTTGGCCTCCGAGACCTGCTTCACGGGCTGACCGCCCGATTCAAATTCCGCGGCCGGTCCATTCATGATCCTGCTTCCCTTCGATGTTCTGATCCCTGACAAGCCAAACGCCCGCCTCAAGTCACGCTTCGATTCGATGCCACGCCCCATTCAAGCCCGGCCGGAATTCTCGACCAGGACGGCTGATCAGGTCGCGCCGTCAACGTCGGCGTCGTACAGCAGGTGGCCAGATTGAGGAGTGGAGGTTTTCATCGAGCCGCGAGGCACCCGAAAGCCTACAAGCCAGAAGAATGCAAGGCCGCCGGCGCTCGCGACCAGAGTAATTACGAAGGCTTTAGTGAAGGTCCCGTGTCGTCCGCTGGACGCGAACAATGTTCCGGCCACTCCGACGATCGCGAAGCCGTCGTTGGGTCGTCGACTGGCAAGGTGGAAGGTTCCCCAGGCAAGCATGAGCCCCAAGGCCGCGCCGGTCTTGGTGGAAGCTATCGACGCGAGATCGACTCCCTCTCGCAGGTCAAACAATGCAGCAATGGCGATTCCAACAGCCACGGCCCCACAAGCCGCAAGCCAAATCCTTGCCTCCGTCATCGGCGGCTTGGGCGGATCGTTCGGTTTGAGTGTCGAAGCCGATCCGCTCATGATCCTGCTCCCCGCCTGTTCCGGCCCCTGACAGGCCAACGCCAACCTCCACGTCACGGTTCGATTCGGGGCCGCGACCCCTTCAAGCCCGGCCGGGATTCTCAACCAGGGCGGCCGATCAGGTTGCGCCGTCGACGTCGGCGTCGTAGAGCAGGTGGCCGGATTGGGGAGGGCTGGCTTTGGGGGACTGGTAATCCAAGGCACGTCGCAAGGATCTCCCTGTGACCGCACACAGGGAGCAGACGACCAAGGCACCGGCGAGTGATAGGGTGAAGTTTGTAAGCAAGGATCGCTGCCCTACCCCCTCGCCCAACAGCCCGCCTAGCCCTGTGAACCACCAGATGTCTTCGTGACGTCGACTGACGGCGTGGACTACCCCCCATCCGAGCAGAAACCCCAATGCCGCGGCGACTCGACCGGAAACCAAGGAACCGAGATCCTTACCCGCGCAATGATCCCAGATGGAGAAAAAGACGACGTTCACGCCCACCATCGCGAGAGCGCCGAACCAAATCTTGA contains:
- a CDS encoding Gfo/Idh/MocA family protein, with amino-acid sequence MKRCKMRVGMVGGGGPASFFGAPHRRAILMDNSAELTAGALRSRADESLASADELFFTRGYPDWSSLVEAESALPDDQRIDYLTIVTPNDAHFGPAEAAAQAGIAVLCEKPLTTNLDEARRLHATVKAAEIPFIVAHTYTGYPMVMLARELVRDGRIGEIRKVEAWYPQGWLASRREEEGNKQASWRTDPAQAGASGCGGDIGSHAYEFVRFVAGLRAVKLSARMKSIVPGRALDDDFTVLAELNNGAIATITASQITIGAQNDNGFRIIGTAGTLSWRHTHFDQLEFFEADHTVQIYRAGADYRYMPASIKPYLRLPQGHPEGFHEALANLHRTLEWTIRRRRGEDAPTPYDHPGIGDGLAVMAFLDAAVASAADHGAWVDVLRAGSTTGRNEP
- a CDS encoding glucose-6-phosphate dehydrogenase assembly protein OpcA; this encodes MAGSSSDAFLEGQGIPVDLPRINTTLEQLWGPAAERIGGPELEHPNVTRIVLANLVVERLIPETDGLGPVLETVVAKFPCRTIVLRESDGPERKITAEVSAVCHLPDPGSPQVCSERIVLRAGPQALDLIPGAVRPLLEADLPLILWWTTDPTLHERLFHNLGEESSRILLDLPDPGASAAAIKLGLDPAISSCSRDSVWYGLAHWRELIARFFDSADHLETLRRIDSVQIEALSPDASTPPRLALWLASWLAGQLDWKTRGEPSLEATDSGSRLRADFEGPAGPLGVEVRTRPFADPRPLYPRLLSVTITARGKDGLETFRLCRPSAESPDIEIHADSPDYCRLPSTVYAECLEPARRAAAALELSRFDPPFEKALPFLLWLLESADRGRS
- the zwf gene encoding glucose-6-phosphate dehydrogenase — its product is MAEPTIAPESNPLRQALPRSRAPEPCALVLFGATGDLAHRKLVPALYNLYRGGNLPAECAVVCFGRRDWTDDDLRKEYEKSLAKDGGPDFAQVWPAFAERLVFASGTFDDPESFKNLKEKLEELDRTHGTKGNRIFYLAVSPEFFEQIIGQLGDADLVYDWQQDSPWSRVVIEKPFGHDLESARALSRSTSRVLDESQVYRIDHYLGKETVQNILAFRFGNSIFEPIWNRRHVASVQITVAEEVGMSGGRGAYYDTAGALRDMVQNHMMQLLSLVAMEPPVDLSADAVRSEKVKVLQALPHWKPEDVYRNVVRAQYAAGSIEGEEVPGYLQEKGVPPDSHTAPYVAMRLELNTWRWAGVPFFLRTGKRLPKRATEIAIQFRRPPTELFDIESEEDSAGNQLVLRIQPNEGASLTFAAKIPGSRRRLQEVRMDFRYGTAFAVPPPEAYERLLLDVMLGDPTLFTRTDEVENAWRFITSILDAWELPDAPPPDSYVAGSWGPEASDRLVKADGTKWRRL
- a CDS encoding STAS domain-containing protein, whose translation is MSNPEFEFIKMSMVGDVAVVEVLAKELRFPNQAEELSYELGLVVAQEWAAKTLVNLSRTHFIGSTAFAVFFRLVAKAKEQARSVKFCGMTEDVRIGADIIGLDKLAEIYDTEDEALESFTQNPDAPAFES
- a CDS encoding polyketide cyclase — translated: MTTYAARLISVSIDCNWREVYDFTAEPTNFPLWASGLASGVENSGDDWTAQGPEGPIRIRFSPPNEFGVLDHVVTVAPGVEIRIPLRVVANGTGSEVTLTLFQTPGMSDEAFAADAEWVQSDLHALKALMES